Part of the Niallia alba genome is shown below.
CACTAAGAAGAACTCGATAATCAAGCTGTTCCAGAACTTCAATGACCGGAAGGTCGTCCACTTGAAGTTTTCGATATGGTTTATTTACTGGCTGTTCAGTAGGCTTATCAAACATACTCTTACCAATCAATAAAGTAAGCAATGTTCGAATTAGTTGTTCTTGATAGTTTATAAAAGTTAATAAATAGGTTATAATTTGAGGGTACAAATTGTCACTTCCTTTTCTAGGTTGTTGAGAGTGTCGTAACCTCAATTATCCTTAGAATTCAGGGGGTGGCAATTTTTTTGCTTATAAAGCCCTCTCAGATAGGATTTAATAACCTATTTACTATAAAAGTTTTGACAATACGTCTTATAAGTAAGGGGTGATTTAATGGATGAAATTATTCGTTACTCTATTTCCAAAATAGAGACAAGTGGAGTAAAAGTTATTACAATTAAGGTGGATACTAGAAAGAGTGAAGAGATCATCAATGAAGTTGAGGCATATTGGGATAATAATCACCAAATATTTTTAGAAATTAAAGAATGTGGTGTATCACGGATGATTAAAATCTCTCTATTTAAAAAGACGGTAGATTATACGATCCAATCTTCGTTTTGTGAACAAAGTATAGATGTTCTATGTAAAACAGGGGGCTCTATAGTATGCCAAGCCGCTTGTTTGGCGCTTCGTGAGATACCTATAATTAATTCTATTTTCTGTTCTGCTTTATGTGCCGATGTTTGTACGACAATTGCAAATGAAGGCTGTAATTGGGCTAAAACGAAGCTTTGTGAAAACAAAAAAGAGAACAATTAAAAGTTCTCTTTTGCTTCAACTATCTTATTAAAGTATGGAATTTCAATGAATCTTATAGTATCCATTTTTTGAAGTGTCTTAAATAAAGGCTGTGTTTTCGTAAAGTTTGTTGCGATTCCCTGCACCCGGAATACACTTCGCTTTCCGTGGTGCTAAGCTTAAGCCTCCTCAGCTTTGCCTCCGGGGTCTCAGACTGTCTCGCTAATCCCACAGGAGTCTACGTGTATTCCGGCTGCTCCATTTTCCAACTAATTCTTTTTTTTAATTGAAAAACAAAAATCCTTTAGAAAACAGCCTAAATAAAAGAACAAAATGCATATGGTACATCGGTCACGTAGAGTTTCCCCGATGATAGAGATATGCCATGCCCGGTCGCATATTAGTGTAATTGCTATAGTTTTATATGGTTTTGATTTAATAGAAACAGATTGTGCGCATTCAATCTATTAATCCTCCGTAAACATAAATTGGAAAAAATGGGGTTGATAAACAAACGATAAATCCCTATAATTTGAGAATAGTGTAAATCTTTAGATAGATATAATATGGGGGAGGAAAAGGGAATCCATGAAAAAATTTGTGAAACTAATTATCTATTATTTACTCGGTGTAATTGCCATACTAGCGTTAAGTGTTTTTTCACAATACTTTCAAATGAGAGAGTTTTCTGAAGGAAAGAGCTATTTTTCAACATTCGCATCTTTTCTAACAAAGGAATTTTTCCAGCTGGATAGGTGGGTATATACCTTGAATGGGGTGGATGAAAAACCAATTTTAGATGTTCTTTGGCCAGCATTTATATATTCCATGGAAATTTTATTCGGAGCCATTTTGTTAGGATTCGGTATCGCTTTTATTTTAGCCCTATTCGCTTTTTTTCTACCCAATTTTCTACTGCAACCGATAAAACGATTTCTTGATTTAATCGAATCGATTCCAGATATTGTTATTGCCACATTACTTCAAGCACTTGTTCTCTTCATCTTTGCTCAGACAGGCGTTGAAATTTTTCAGGTAGCTACTTATTCGGAGAAAGCCTATTTAGGACCTATCATTACCCTTTCGATTGTACCGGCTGTTTCCTTGTTCAAAATTCTTCTTTTGATGATGGAAGAAGAATATTTAAAAATGTATGTTATGTTTGCAAGGAGTAAAGGGCTACACGACTTTCCAATCCTATGGAAGCATATTATTCGTAATATTATTCCCGTCTCCTTTCATCATATGAAGATTATTATTTGGGGATTATTATCAAGTCAATTTATCATCGAACGACTATTTAATGTTCATGGACTTACTCATTTTCTAGTAGCAAACTTTACACCAATCACAATCACTGTTTCGTTGCTACTAATTTTCACGCCATTTTTTATTATTTTTCAAATAGTAGATATGATTGTGATAAAGGAAGAAGAAAAGACACGAGATGTGAAAAGAGAATCATGGAAACAAAAATGGAGCGTTTCTAATCTACAATTATCACTAAGGATAATTTGTATTGATATAAAGAATAGTTTGCAGCATTTTAATTGGAAAAAAATTTCCTCCATTCGGCCAATAATATGGCTAGGAAAAATTATCGGTTTACATATGAAGAATTGGAAGTTTGCAGTAGGGAGCTTATTTTTTATAATTACAATAGGATATAGTCTTATTTATTCTGTAACAACAAATGATTATGTGGAAAAACAGAACTTACTTTATACTGAAGATGGAGCTACATTGATAGCAGCTTCACCATTCGCACCGACAAAACCTTTTTTCTTTGGATCAGATAAATTTGGTTATAGTATCTTTGATCAAATAGTGGTTGGCGCTAAGTATACTTTAATTTTCGGATTGCTTATTGCCTTTTTACGGGTAATCGGTGGACTATTGCTAGGAATAATTTACTCCTTCTATTTGAAACATTCAGCTCAGCAATGGCTTGCTAAAATGATAGATTCGATTCACTTTATGCCATTAAGTTTGATCGCCTATATTTTACTAAGACCGATTTTATTACCTGGATTTGATGGTTTTTCGTACTCCTTTGCGGAACGAGTCTTTTTAGAAACGATGATTTTAACAATGCTAGTCATTCCTTTAACGACTATCCTGCTAGGAAAAGAAATCAACCGAGTATTAGAGTATGAATTTATTGCAAGTGCTCAGGTAATGGGTGGAGGCAAATTCAAAGTGTTTATTCGTCATATCCTTCCTCATTTAGGACCACGACTTACTATATTATTTGGACAACAGTTCATTCAAGTGATGTTAATCTTTATGCATTTAGGGATGTTTAATTATTTCTTTGGTGGTACTAAATTATCGATGGAACCTATGTTTAGTGATCCCCCTAAATCGTCTACCTATGAATGGTCGGGGTTAATAGGTCAGATTGGCAGAGAGGCACTTGGTTCAGGTAGATACTGGTACTTATATATACTTGTTCCATTTATAATTGCTATTTTTTCCATGCAGTTGATTGTTCAGGGTGTAAAAGAGATTCAGCAAGTAAAAATTGGTGTAGCCTTTAAAAGTCTAAAACTTAGGAAGAAAAAAGGGGAAAGACAACAAACGGAAAAATTACCAGTTATCACAAAAGAAAGTTTTGTTCAGATAGGAAGAGAAGAAAATCTTTAAATGATTTTTCCTAAATTTCACTCTTCATTTCGGTTTTAAAAGAAGCCTAATAATCGGTAGAAAATTATAAAAAAAGAGGAGTGCCTTCTATTTAGGCAACTCCTAACACTGTCTATTTTCAAGGGGGGACTTGAAAAAGCTGTTTAATGACTATATCTATATCATAACCATAGATTATGAATAATATATGACAAAACTATCAATAAATCTTGAAAGAATTGTTAAGATTAGTAAATGAATGAGCGTTATAAAAAATCTATTAGTGTATGTCTAGTATTTAGGCTGCGGATATAGCAACCTTTACGAGAATAGTAATTATTTTTTTAATTTAGCCCATGTTTCATCCAATGCTTTCATTGTTTCCTCACGTGATTTTTGCTTTCCTACATATGCTTGAAGACTTGCGCCGAACTCTTGACCAGCCCCATCAGGATACTTCATAAATTGCCATGTGTATGTTTTGCCTTCCTGTGAGTATTTTTGAATTTCTGCTCCTAATGGACCAATATCATCTGCTGTTGCAGTAATCGTTTCAAATGCTGGAACATATTTAAATTCTTTTACAATCGATTCTTGTGCAAAATCAGAAGTGACCATCCAGTTTAAGAAATCTAGTGCTGCTTCTTTATCTTTTTCAGGAGCATCTTTATGAACAACCCAGTTTGTAGGTACGTCGACCATTAGTTTATCTGATTGTGCTTCATCATCACTTAATGGCATTGGGATAAAGCCTACTTCCAAATTAGGAGAAATTTTATCTATCATCGGCTGAATCCAGTTACCTTGTTGAATCATTGCGGCCTCACCAGTTGCAAATAAAGTTACTTGTGTATTATAGTCTGTTGTTAATGAATTTTTATTACCATAATCAATTGTTAAATCCAGTAGATCAAAGTACTTGTCAAAATGCTCATTACCTTCGATTTTTGCTGATCCGTCATTTAATCCTTTAATAAATGCATCCGCATCCTCTTGATAAGCAAATGGTACATTCAGTCCGTGGTTAGCTAAAACCCACCATTCACCATAACCGATAGAAAAAGGAGTAATTCCAGCAGCTTTTAATTTTTCGGCAGCTGCTTCTAATTCAGAAAATGTCGTTGGCAATTCCGTAATACCTGCTTTTTCAAATAATGCTTTATTATAGGCAAATCCATACCCCTCAAGGTTAACTGGCTGACCATAAATTTTTCCATCCACTGTCATAGGAACTAAGGCACTTTCATAGGCATCTTTTACCCATGGCTGATCCGACAAATCCTCTAATTTATCAAGCCAAGTTAATGCCTCTTGATATCCACCATTTCCGAAAATATCAGGAGCTGTATTGGAGGCGAATTTCGCCTTTAAAGCGGCTGTTCCATCTGCTCCACCACCGACTGTTTCAATATTAAAGGTTACATCTGGATGTTCTTTTGAGTATTGGTCTGTTAATGCTTTTAACTGATCTGCTATTTCTACTTTTCCGTTAAACAAGTCAACCACTACTTTATCACTTTTACTTGAACCGTTATTACTGGACGCTCCCTCATTTGAACAAGCACTTGCAAAGAGAAGAGAAGCAGATAAGATACCGGTTAATAAGGAATACTTTTTCATTTTGTTAAACTTCATTTGATTTCCTCCTGTTTATAGAAAATATCTTATTTATATGGAAGAGGTGGCTTTGTGAACACAGCCTCTTAGCTCCCTATTTAATAGATCCACTAGTAATCCCTTGTATAATATGTTTTTGCATCGAAAAGAAGAAGATTAATAGTGGGATAATTCCAATCATAAGCGCTGCTAGTGCAAGATCCCATTGCTTTGTGTACTGGCCAAAGAAGAAGAAAGTAGCAAGTGGAATTGTCCGCAACTCTGGATTTTGTAAGACTAGCGATGGTAATAAGTAGTCATTCCATATCCATAGGCTATTTAAGATAATGATTGTTACGGTAATGGGCTTTAATAATGGAAAAACGATTCTCCAGAACACTCCAAAACGAGAGCAGCCATCTATAATAGCAGCTTCTTCTAATTCCACTGGAATTCCTTTAATAAAACCATGGTATAAAAAGATCGTTATCCCAGAGCCAAAACCTAAATACATGAATACTAGACCCCAAATACTGTTAAGCAAGTGTAAGCTCGAGGCTGTTTTAATAAGTGGAATCATAATTGATTGGAATGGGATAATCATAGCAGCGACAAACGCCATAAAGATTATATTGCTTATTTTCTTTTTTGTGCGGACTAGCATATACGCAGCCATCGAACAGAATACAACTAAAACAATATTACTTGCAATGGTCACAAGAAGCGAATTGCTAAATACCTTTAGAAAATTTAACTTTTCAAAAGCGTTTACATAATTCCCAAATTGAAGAGAACTTGGTAAAGCAGATGTATTTGTTAGTATTTCAGAAAAAGGCTTAAGTGAATTAGAGATAACATAGTAAAAGGGAATCAAAAATAATAAGCCTAAAATAATACCGAATACTTCCATTATGAATGTTTTGCTTGTATATTTATTCTCCATCAAGATTCCACCTCTTTTTTCTTAGTAATCGTGACCTGCAAAATGGAGATGGTTGCTACAACAATAAAGAAGATAAGCGCTTTTGCTTCCCCGATTCCATAGCGATTATTTACAAATGCCTCGGTATAAATATTAAGTGCGAGCATCTCCGTTGATTTGAACGGTCCTCCATTTGTTAAAGAAAGGTTGGCATCAAATATTTTAAAGGAAGATGCGGTTGTTAAGAATAAACAGATCGTAACAGCAGGAGCCACAAGCGGAATTTTAATGTTTCGCAAGACTTGAAAACGGCTGGCACCATCAATTTTTGCCGCCTCGATTAGTTCTTTCGGAATGTTTTGTAAAGCTGCAATGTAAATGAGCATAATATATCCTGCACCTTGCCAAACGCTAACAATCACGATTCCCCAAAAGGCAGTGTTTTGATCTCCTAGCCATGCCAATTCGAATAGTGGGATTCCTGTTAGTTCGCCAATAGAAGCAAACCCTCTAATAAAGATAAATTGCCAGATAAAACCGAGTAAGAGACCGCCAAGCAGATTTGGCATAAAAAACACTGTACGTAATAGATTACTAGATTTTAGCTTTTGTGTTACTAACAATGCTAAGCCGAATCCAATCGTGTTCGTTAAAATAATGGCTACGATGGTGTAAATAGCAGTTAATTTAAAAGATTGGAGAAACTGTTTATCTTCGGTGAATATATACTTGAAGTTTTCAAAGCCGACCCATTTAATTTCTCCAGTGATGCCATTCCAATCGGTAAAAGAGTAATAGATACCAGAAAAAAATGGAATGAGAACGACAATTGTAAATGCAATAAAGACAGGACCTACAAATAAAGAAAATAATCCTGCCTCCTTCCAGTTTTTCTTCTTTTTTGTAGAGAGTGATTTCTTTCTACCTATATTTGTCTGGTGTATAGAGGGAATTTCTATTTTTTCAATATTATTTTGATTATTCACTTTCTGCACCTCCTGTTTTTATAATATAATGGTTGTATCTTTCGGGTAACCGCTTACATTGACGGGTAAGGTGTAATATATTGACCATTCCCTGTGTATTATTTTTCTATAAGGATTTTTCTGATAAGCTTATTGCTATATTACGACTAGCCTTCTGTAAATAATTATTGGAAAGGAGGAGAGAGAAGTTTAAAAATGACATCCTTTCTCGTTCTTGTATATCGGAAAAGAAGAAGTTGTTTTAAGTTTCTCGACCTTATGAGATGGGGTATTCGAAAAAAATTAATGATTTTCTTACTTCTTGCTACGATTCTCCCGTTTGGAGGCAGTATAATTCTTACTTATTTTCAAACGATCCATAATATTAACAAGGAATCGGTAGCATATAATACAGAGTTAATGAAGAAAGGAAACGAGGAACTCACCACTTACTTGGAGGATATTGCCTTAATGTCCACTCTTTTATATCGGTATACACCGTTCATGAATGTACTGACCCAAGGAGTTGGAGAAAATAGCAAGGAGAATATGGAGGAAGTACGCAGAGTATTAGCATATGTCTATAATTCTCGATCAGAAATAGAACAAATGCATTTATACATAAACGAAGGGAGAGATTCCTTTACGAACTAT
Proteins encoded:
- a CDS encoding halocin C8-like domain-containing protein, which translates into the protein MDEIIRYSISKIETSGVKVITIKVDTRKSEEIINEVEAYWDNNHQIFLEIKECGVSRMIKISLFKKTVDYTIQSSFCEQSIDVLCKTGGSIVCQAACLALREIPIINSIFCSALCADVCTTIANEGCNWAKTKLCENKKENN
- a CDS encoding ABC transporter permease subunit, which gives rise to MKKFVKLIIYYLLGVIAILALSVFSQYFQMREFSEGKSYFSTFASFLTKEFFQLDRWVYTLNGVDEKPILDVLWPAFIYSMEILFGAILLGFGIAFILALFAFFLPNFLLQPIKRFLDLIESIPDIVIATLLQALVLFIFAQTGVEIFQVATYSEKAYLGPIITLSIVPAVSLFKILLLMMEEEYLKMYVMFARSKGLHDFPILWKHIIRNIIPVSFHHMKIIIWGLLSSQFIIERLFNVHGLTHFLVANFTPITITVSLLLIFTPFFIIFQIVDMIVIKEEEKTRDVKRESWKQKWSVSNLQLSLRIICIDIKNSLQHFNWKKISSIRPIIWLGKIIGLHMKNWKFAVGSLFFIITIGYSLIYSVTTNDYVEKQNLLYTEDGATLIAASPFAPTKPFFFGSDKFGYSIFDQIVVGAKYTLIFGLLIAFLRVIGGLLLGIIYSFYLKHSAQQWLAKMIDSIHFMPLSLIAYILLRPILLPGFDGFSYSFAERVFLETMILTMLVIPLTTILLGKEINRVLEYEFIASAQVMGGGKFKVFIRHILPHLGPRLTILFGQQFIQVMLIFMHLGMFNYFFGGTKLSMEPMFSDPPKSSTYEWSGLIGQIGREALGSGRYWYLYILVPFIIAIFSMQLIVQGVKEIQQVKIGVAFKSLKLRKKKGERQQTEKLPVITKESFVQIGREENL
- a CDS encoding ABC transporter substrate-binding protein, translating into MKFNKMKKYSLLTGILSASLLFASACSNEGASSNNGSSKSDKVVVDLFNGKVEIADQLKALTDQYSKEHPDVTFNIETVGGGADGTAALKAKFASNTAPDIFGNGGYQEALTWLDKLEDLSDQPWVKDAYESALVPMTVDGKIYGQPVNLEGYGFAYNKALFEKAGITELPTTFSELEAAAEKLKAAGITPFSIGYGEWWVLANHGLNVPFAYQEDADAFIKGLNDGSAKIEGNEHFDKYFDLLDLTIDYGNKNSLTTDYNTQVTLFATGEAAMIQQGNWIQPMIDKISPNLEVGFIPMPLSDDEAQSDKLMVDVPTNWVVHKDAPEKDKEAALDFLNWMVTSDFAQESIVKEFKYVPAFETITATADDIGPLGAEIQKYSQEGKTYTWQFMKYPDGAGQEFGASLQAYVGKQKSREETMKALDETWAKLKK
- a CDS encoding carbohydrate ABC transporter permease encodes the protein MENKYTSKTFIMEVFGIILGLLFLIPFYYVISNSLKPFSEILTNTSALPSSLQFGNYVNAFEKLNFLKVFSNSLLVTIASNIVLVVFCSMAAYMLVRTKKKISNIIFMAFVAAMIIPFQSIMIPLIKTASSLHLLNSIWGLVFMYLGFGSGITIFLYHGFIKGIPVELEEAAIIDGCSRFGVFWRIVFPLLKPITVTIIILNSLWIWNDYLLPSLVLQNPELRTIPLATFFFFGQYTKQWDLALAALMIGIIPLLIFFFSMQKHIIQGITSGSIK
- a CDS encoding carbohydrate ABC transporter permease, whose amino-acid sequence is MGRKKSLSTKKKKNWKEAGLFSLFVGPVFIAFTIVVLIPFFSGIYYSFTDWNGITGEIKWVGFENFKYIFTEDKQFLQSFKLTAIYTIVAIILTNTIGFGLALLVTQKLKSSNLLRTVFFMPNLLGGLLLGFIWQFIFIRGFASIGELTGIPLFELAWLGDQNTAFWGIVIVSVWQGAGYIMLIYIAALQNIPKELIEAAKIDGASRFQVLRNIKIPLVAPAVTICLFLTTASSFKIFDANLSLTNGGPFKSTEMLALNIYTEAFVNNRYGIGEAKALIFFIVVATISILQVTITKKKEVES